The genomic DNA agagacagaaaaagagaggggattcagaccCCTGGCATGAAacatagggtgtgtgtgtggacaaGGCTGTACCCTTAGGACTGGATACGGCCCCCCAGCCTGAGATTAGGCACTGGGTGCCTGGGGGGATGCAGGTCCGGCTGAGTTTGAGGGGCTGCACGGCAGGTCCCAGAAATGCCTTCCTGGGCAGACGAATCAGCATGATGTCATCATTGTGGTCTTGGGCACTGAGGTCCGGGTTGAACCCAGGATGAGGGAAGAAGTCTGTGGCCCGGAACAGCTGCTCTG from Physeter macrocephalus isolate SW-GA unplaced genomic scaffold, ASM283717v5 random_6231, whole genome shotgun sequence includes the following:
- the LOC114485850 gene encoding kallikrein-9-like, yielding APQHLSPALPPGSSLTLLPLTPTPGQSWADTRVIGAKECRPHSQPWQAGLFFLTRPYCGATLISDRWLLTAAHCRKPYLWVRLGEHHLWKWEGPEQLFRATDFFPHPGFNPDLSAQDHNDDIMLIRLPRKAFLGPAVQPLKLSRTCIPPGTQCLISGWGAVSSPKGTALSTHTPYVSCQGSESPLFF